In one Cervus elaphus chromosome 9, mCerEla1.1, whole genome shotgun sequence genomic region, the following are encoded:
- the SIRT6 gene encoding NAD-dependent protein deacetylase sirtuin-6, translating into MAHAPCEEGPGTKDENTAPPSSSSHPISGGSGRNKGNFIVPVGAVRMSVNYAAGLSPYADKGKCGLPEVFDPPEELEKKVWELAQLIWQSSNVVFHTGAGISTASGIPDFRGPHGVWTMEERGLAPKFDTTFENAQPTKTHMALVQLERVGLLRFLVSQNVDGLHVRSGFPRDKLAELHGNMFVEECVKCKTQYVRDTVVGSMGLKPTGRLCTMAKSRGLRACRGELRDTILDWEDSLPDRDLTLADEASRNADLSITLGTSLQIRPSGNLPLATKRRGGLLVIVNLQPTKHDRHADLRIHGYVDEVMTRLMKHLGLEIPAWNGPHVVERALPPLPRPPAPKLEPKEEASTQLNSPVPASPKQEPTAEPCAQHNGSGPTNHKREWPDSHAPRRPPKRVKTQVVPS; encoded by the exons ATGGCGCATGCGCCTTGCGAGGAGGGGCCAGGTACGAAAGATGAGAATACGGCTCCTCCTTCTTCCTCGTCCCACCCTATTTCCGGCGGAAGCGGCCGCAACAAGGGAAACTTTATTGTTCCCGTTGGTGCAGTGAGGATGTCGGTGAATTACGCGGCGGGGCTTTCGCCGTATGCGGACAAGGGCAAGTGCGGTCTCCCGGAG GTCTTCGACCCCCCCGAGGAGTTGGAGAAGAAGGTGTGGGAGCTGGCACAGCTCATCTGGCAGTCCTCCAATGTGGTGTTCCACACAGGCGCCGGCATCAGCACTGCCTCAGGCATCCCCGACTTCAG GGGCCCCCATGGCGTCTGGACGATGGAGGAGCGGGGCCTGGCCCCCAAGTTTGACACCACCTTCGAGAATGCCCAGCCCACAAAGACCCACATGGCGCTGGTGCAGCTGGAGCGCGTGGGCCTCCTGCGCTTCCTGGTCAGCCAGAATGTGGACGGACTGCACGTGCGCTCCGGCTTCCCCAG AGACAAGCTAGCAGAGCTCCACGGAAACATGTTTGTAGAAGAATGTGTCAAGTGTAAGAC GCAGTATGTCCGGGACACCGTGGTGGGCAGCATGGGCCTGAAACCCACGGGCCGGCTCTGCACCATGGCCAAGTCCAGGGGGCTGCGGGCCTGCAG GGGGGAGCTGAGAGACACCAtcctggattgggaggattcCCTGCCTGACCGGGACCTCACCCTGGCCGATGAGGCCAGCAG GAATGCAGACCTGTCCATCACACTGGGCACCTCCCTGCAAATCCGGCCCAGCGGGAACCTTCCCCTCGCCACCAAGCGCCGTGGAGGTCTCCTGGTCATTGTCAACCTTCAGCCCACCAAGCAT GACCGCCACGCAGACCTGCGAATCCACGGTTATGTTGATGAGGTCATGACGCGGCTCATGAAACACCTGGGCCTGGAGATCCCAGCCTGGAACGGCCCCCACGTGGTGGAGAGGGCACTGCCGCCCCTGCCACGCCCACCCGCCCCCAAGCTGGAGCCCAAGGAGGAGGCCTCCACCCAGCTCAACAGCCCAGTGCCCGCCAGCCCCAAGCAGGAGCCCACAGCTGAGCCCTGCGCCCAGCACAATGGTTCCGGACCAACCAACCACAAAAGGGAGTGGCCAGACAGCCATGCCCCTCGCAGGCCTCCCAAAAGAGTGAAAACCCAGGTGGTTCCTAGCTGA
- the ANKRD24 gene encoding ankyrin repeat domain-containing protein 24 isoform X8: MAQQQWDQAESHLRPPHPPFPGQLKGGGDGCSRVPGDAGSLAPFASASWWREVQVWPRRCPSPRAHPHSLALPPNRRGGAGRGAAGGARGRGGVWFGWTARAGRPSSGFAGPYLRPLWPLRPGHLPEPGRPAARPPGALDAMKQLCLCAAASFAAPTQDHFPRQLRLSPTDLGSCPPCGPCPIPKPAAARGRRQSQDWGKSDERLLQAVENNDPTRVASLIARKGLVPTKLDPEGKSAFHLAAMRGAASCLEVMLAHGANAMSTDGAGYNALHLAAKYGHPQCLKQLLQASCAVDTVDSSGWTALHHAAAGGCISCSEILCSFKAHLNPRDRLGTTPLIIAAQMGHTDLCRLLLQQGAAANDQDLQGRTALMLACEGASPETVEALLQGGARPGITDALGQDAAHYGTLAGDKLILHLLQEAAQRPSPPSEDDSGEASSQNSVSSHDKQGAPKKRKAPQPPTNIPMPDDQDAYEEIVRLRQERGRLLQKIRGLEQHQERRKQELPEAEASSLHSLERQVQELQQLLAEKQEEKESLGREVESLQSRLSLLENERENTSYDVATLQDEEGELPDFPGAEVLLSKQLSPSAQELLASLQEQVAMLTRQNQELMEKVQILEHFEKDEMEADGLAEVIPLELYNTLQAEFDQLRRQHAKALQALEQQEAREALAEEEAASREGKGLGTKTSRNGLVEIALNGTAAPETRVNGVETTDEEAAGVETMEALSQSLEVVSTMAEATDMETTETEGVGAQPLETKATGAEVTEMKTPEGGGNPEPKATGTETPSMKTQEPEMKPTGVGAVEEELTGTEAMGVEVMTPRVLTGPILHPGAAEASEKLQTELETRIRSLEEALRQREREAAAELEAAHGKCEAAEAEAGRLRERVREAEGGRASGVRDGDTGQLRAALEQAREDLRDRDCRLRELEAASVRLDEARAGRLLAEEEARGLRAELARREEARLELSRELEALREQLVVATATGEQQRAAAAELGQARDAAEARAAELSAACEEARRGLAELREASEALRQSAVPASEHHRLQEEALELRGRAACLEQEVVATGKEAARLRAELERERVGSMARLEHERIVGALKADVARLQGQLEELGRRHEKTTAEVFQVQREALFMKSERHAAEAQLATAEQQLRGLRTEAERARQAQSRAQEALERAKEKDKKRARWSLILALPSHSSQLCH, translated from the exons ATGGCCCAGCAGCAATGGGACCAGGCCGAGAGTCACCTGAGACCCCCGCATCCCCCATTCCCCGGCCAGCTCAAAGGAGGCGGAGACGGATGCAGTCGGGTCCCTGGAGATGCTGGGAGCCTGGCCCCCTTTGCCTCGGCCTCCTGGTGGCGAGAAGTTCAGGTCTGGCCTCGGCGGTGCCCCTCCCCCAGAGCCCATCCCCACTCCCTGGCGCTCCCCCCCAACCGTAGGGGAGGGGCCGGGAGGGGGGCGGCAGGCGGGGCGCGGGGGAGGGGCGGCGTCTGGTTTGGCTGGACCGCGCGGGCCGGGCGGCCGAGCTCCGGCTTCGCGGGCCCCTACCTCCGGCCCCTCTGGCCCCTCCGACCGGGTCACCTCCCGGAGCCCGGCCGCCCGGCCGCCCGGCCGCCCGGCGCCCTGGACGCCATGAAGCAGCTGTGTCTGTGTGCCGCCGCCTCCTTCGCG GCCCCCACCCAGGACCACTTCCCCCGGCAGCTGCGGCTCAGCCCCACTGACCTCGGCTCCTGCCCGCCCTGCGGCCCCTGCCCCATCCCGAAGCCGGCAGCAGCCAGAGGCAGGCGCCAG AGCCAGGACTGGGGCAAAAGTGACGAGCGGCTGCTGCAGGCGGTGGAGAACAATGATCCCACGCGGGTGGCCTCCCTCATCGCCCGCAAGGGGCTCGTGCCCACCAAGCTGGACCCCGAGGGCAAGTCCGC ATTCCACTTGGCAGCCATGAGGGGTGCAGCCAGCTGTCTTGAGGTGATGCTGGCACACGGCGCCAACGCCATGAGCACGGACGGGGCAG GTTACAACGCCCTCCACCTGGCCGCTAAGTACGGGCACCCACAGTGCTTGAAGCAACTACTGCAG GCATCCTGCGCGGTGGATACAGTGGACAGCAGTGGGTGGACCGCCCTGCATCATGCAG CTGCTGGCGGCTGCATCTCCTGCTCAGAAATACTCTGCTCCTTCAAGGCCCATCTGAATCCCCGAGATCGG CTGGGTACAACACCCCTCATCATTGCAGCTCAGATGGGTCACACAGATCTGTGCCGCCTCCTCCTGCAGCAGGGGGCTGCTGCAAATGACCAGGACCTTCAGGGCAG GACGGCCCTGATGCTGGCCTGTGAAGGAGCCAGCCCCGAAACAGTGGAGGCGCTGCTGCAGGGCGGCGCCCGGCCGGGCATCACAGATGCACTGGGCCAGGATGCTGCTCACTACGGCACCCTGGCAGGGGACAAGCTCATCCtgcacctcctccaggaggcaGCCCAGCGCCCCTCACCACCCAGCG AGGATGATTCAGGCGAGGCATCATCTCAG AATTCTGTGTCCAGCCATGACAAGCAAGGGGCCCCCAAGAAGCGGAAGGCACCTCAACCCCCCACCAATATCCCAATGCCG gatGACCAAGATGCCTACGAGGAGATCGTGCGGCTGCGACAGGAGAGGGGCCGTCTGCTACAGAAGATCCGGGGCCTAGAGCAGCACCAGGAACGAAGAAAGCAGGAG CTGCCAGAGGCAGAGGCCAGTTCCCTCCACAGCCTGGAGAGACAG GTCCAAGAGCTACAGCAGCTTCTGGCcgagaagcaggaggagaaggagagcctGGGCCGAGAGGTGGAGAGTTTGCAGAGTAGGCTGTCCCTTCTGGAG AATGAGCGGGAGAACACCAGCTATGATGTGGCCACCCTGCAGGATGAGGAGGGTGAGCTACCCGACTTCCCAG GGGCTGAGGTGCTGCTCTCCAAGCAGCTAAGCCCGTCGGCCCAGGAGCTCTTGGCTTCGCTGCAGGAGCAGGTGGCCATGCTCACCAGACAGAACCAGGAGCTGATGGAGAAAGTCCAG ATCCTGGAGCACTTTGAGAAGGATGAGATGGAGGCAGATGGTCTGGCCGAGGTCATTCCTCTGGAGCTCTACAACACTCTCCAGGCTGAGTTTGACCAGCTCCGCAGGCAGCACGCCAAAGCCCTACAGGCGCTGGAGCAGCAGGAAGCTCGGGAGGCCCTCGCAGAAGAGGAGGCAGCCTCTAGGGAGGGCAAAGGTCTGGGAACCAAGACCTCCAGAAATGGGCTGGTGGAAATAGCGCTTAACGGCACTGCAGCTCCGGAAACCAGAGTGAATGGAGTCGAGACCACGGATGAGGAGGCTGCAGGAGTAGAAACCATGGAAGCCCTGTCACAGAGCTTGGAAGTCGTGTCCACGATGGCCGAGGCCACGGACATGGAGACCACAGAAACAGAGGGCGTGGGGGCCCAGCCCTTGGAAACAAAGGCCACAGGAGCTGAggttacagaaatgaaaactccagaaggaggAGGAAACCCAGAACCAAAGGCCACGGGTACAGAGACCCCCAGTATGAAAACACAAGAGCCAGAAATGAAGCCCACTGGAGTAGGTGCAGTGGAAGAAGAGCTCACAGGCACAGAGGCCATGGGAGTGGAAGTCATGACCCCGAGGGTCCTCACAGGCCCCATCCTGCACCCGGGTGCTGCGGAGGCCTCAGAAAAGCTGCAGACAGAGCTAGAGACCAGGATCCGCAGCTTGGAGGAGGCGCTCAGGCAGCGGGAGCGGGAGGCGGCCGCCGAGCTGGAGGCGGCCCACGGCAAGTGCGAGGCCGCGGAGGCCGAGGCGGGCCGGCTGCGGGAGCGGGTGCGGGAGGCTGAGGGCGGCCGGGCTAGCGGGGTCAGAGATGGGGACACAGGCCAGCTGCGGGCCGCCCTGGAACAAGCCCGCGAGGACCTCCGGGACCGGGACTGCCGTCTCCGGGAGCTGGAGGCGGCCTCGGTCCGGCTGGACGAGGCCCGGGCCGGCCGGCTGTTGGCCGAGGAGGAGGCCCGGGGCCTGCGGGCAGAGCTGGCCCGACGGGAGGAGGCGCGGCTAGAGCTGAGCCGGGAGCTGGAGGCGCTGCGGGAGCAGCTGGTCGTGGCCACGGCCACCGGGGAGCAGCAGCGGGCTGCGGCCGCCGAGCTGGGCCAGGCGCGGGACGCGGCCGAAGCCCGGGCCGCGGAGCTGTCTGCGGCCTGTGAGGAGGCCCGGCGGGGCCTGGCAGAGCTGCGGGAGGCCTCCGAGGCGCTCCGCCAGTCGGCCGTGCCGGCCTCCGAGCACCACCGGCTGCAGGAAGAGGCTCTGGAGCTGCGGGGCCGGGCCGCCTGCCTGGAGCAGGAGGTGGTGGCCACAGGCAAGGAGGCCGCCCGGCTGCGCGCAGAGCTGGAGCGCGAGCGGGTGGGCAGCATGGCCCGCCTGGAGCACGAGCGCATCGTGGGCGCCCTGAAGGCCGACGTGGCCCGGTTGCAAGGGCAGCTGGAGGAGCTGGGGCGACGCCACGAGAAGACCACGGCCGAAGTCTTCCAG
- the ANKRD24 gene encoding ankyrin repeat domain-containing protein 24 isoform X7, with product MAQQQWDQAESHLRPPHPPFPGQLKGGGDGCSRVPGDAGSLAPFASASWWREVQVWPRRCPSPRAHPHSLALPPNRRGGAGRGAAGGARGRGGVWFGWTARAGRPSSGFAGPYLRPLWPLRPGHLPEPGRPAARPPGALDAMKQLCLCAAASFAAPTQDHFPRQLRLSPTDLGSCPPCGPCPIPKPAAARGRRQSQDWGKSDERLLQAVENNDPTRVASLIARKGLVPTKLDPEGKSAFHLAAMRGAASCLEVMLAHGANAMSTDGAGYNALHLAAKYGHPQCLKQLLQASCAVDTVDSSGWTALHHAAAGGCISCSEILCSFKAHLNPRDRLGTTPLIIAAQMGHTDLCRLLLQQGAAANDQDLQGRTALMLACEGASPETVEALLQGGARPGITDALGQDAAHYGTLAGDKLILHLLQEAAQRPSPPSEDDSGEASSQNSVSSHDKQGAPKKRKAPQPPTNIPMPDDQDAYEEIVRLRQERGRLLQKIRGLEQHQERRKQELPEAEASSLHSLERQVQELQQLLAEKQEEKESLGREVESLQSRLSLLENERENTSYDVATLQDEEGELPDFPGAEVLLSKQLSPSAQELLASLQEQVAMLTRQNQELMEKVQILEHFEKDEMEADGLAEVIPLELYNTLQAEFDQLRRQHAKALQALEQQEAREALAEEEAASREGKGLGTKTSRNGLVEIALNGTAAPETRVNGVETTDEEAAGVETMEALSQSLEVVSTMAEATDMETTETEGVGAQPLETKATGAEVTEMKTPEGGGNPEPKATGTETPSMKTQEPEMKPTGVGAVEEELTGTEAMGVEVMTPRVLTGPILHPGAAEASEKLQTELETRIRSLEEALRQREREAAAELEAAHGKCEAAEAEAGRLRERVREAEGGRASGVRDGDTGQLRAALEQAREDLRDRDCRLRELEAASVRLDEARAGRLLAEEEARGLRAELARREEARLELSRELEALREQLVVATATGEQQRAAAAELGQARDAAEARAAELSAACEEARRGLAELREASEALRQSAVPASEHHRLQEEALELRGRAACLEQEVVATGKEAARLRAELERERVGSMARLEHERIVGALKADVARLQGQLEELGRRHEKTTAEVFQVQREALFMKSERHAAEAQLATAEQQLRGLRTEAERARQAQSRAQEALERAKEKDKKMPPDIAWHPLEIGSPLTENL from the exons ATGGCCCAGCAGCAATGGGACCAGGCCGAGAGTCACCTGAGACCCCCGCATCCCCCATTCCCCGGCCAGCTCAAAGGAGGCGGAGACGGATGCAGTCGGGTCCCTGGAGATGCTGGGAGCCTGGCCCCCTTTGCCTCGGCCTCCTGGTGGCGAGAAGTTCAGGTCTGGCCTCGGCGGTGCCCCTCCCCCAGAGCCCATCCCCACTCCCTGGCGCTCCCCCCCAACCGTAGGGGAGGGGCCGGGAGGGGGGCGGCAGGCGGGGCGCGGGGGAGGGGCGGCGTCTGGTTTGGCTGGACCGCGCGGGCCGGGCGGCCGAGCTCCGGCTTCGCGGGCCCCTACCTCCGGCCCCTCTGGCCCCTCCGACCGGGTCACCTCCCGGAGCCCGGCCGCCCGGCCGCCCGGCCGCCCGGCGCCCTGGACGCCATGAAGCAGCTGTGTCTGTGTGCCGCCGCCTCCTTCGCG GCCCCCACCCAGGACCACTTCCCCCGGCAGCTGCGGCTCAGCCCCACTGACCTCGGCTCCTGCCCGCCCTGCGGCCCCTGCCCCATCCCGAAGCCGGCAGCAGCCAGAGGCAGGCGCCAG AGCCAGGACTGGGGCAAAAGTGACGAGCGGCTGCTGCAGGCGGTGGAGAACAATGATCCCACGCGGGTGGCCTCCCTCATCGCCCGCAAGGGGCTCGTGCCCACCAAGCTGGACCCCGAGGGCAAGTCCGC ATTCCACTTGGCAGCCATGAGGGGTGCAGCCAGCTGTCTTGAGGTGATGCTGGCACACGGCGCCAACGCCATGAGCACGGACGGGGCAG GTTACAACGCCCTCCACCTGGCCGCTAAGTACGGGCACCCACAGTGCTTGAAGCAACTACTGCAG GCATCCTGCGCGGTGGATACAGTGGACAGCAGTGGGTGGACCGCCCTGCATCATGCAG CTGCTGGCGGCTGCATCTCCTGCTCAGAAATACTCTGCTCCTTCAAGGCCCATCTGAATCCCCGAGATCGG CTGGGTACAACACCCCTCATCATTGCAGCTCAGATGGGTCACACAGATCTGTGCCGCCTCCTCCTGCAGCAGGGGGCTGCTGCAAATGACCAGGACCTTCAGGGCAG GACGGCCCTGATGCTGGCCTGTGAAGGAGCCAGCCCCGAAACAGTGGAGGCGCTGCTGCAGGGCGGCGCCCGGCCGGGCATCACAGATGCACTGGGCCAGGATGCTGCTCACTACGGCACCCTGGCAGGGGACAAGCTCATCCtgcacctcctccaggaggcaGCCCAGCGCCCCTCACCACCCAGCG AGGATGATTCAGGCGAGGCATCATCTCAG AATTCTGTGTCCAGCCATGACAAGCAAGGGGCCCCCAAGAAGCGGAAGGCACCTCAACCCCCCACCAATATCCCAATGCCG gatGACCAAGATGCCTACGAGGAGATCGTGCGGCTGCGACAGGAGAGGGGCCGTCTGCTACAGAAGATCCGGGGCCTAGAGCAGCACCAGGAACGAAGAAAGCAGGAG CTGCCAGAGGCAGAGGCCAGTTCCCTCCACAGCCTGGAGAGACAG GTCCAAGAGCTACAGCAGCTTCTGGCcgagaagcaggaggagaaggagagcctGGGCCGAGAGGTGGAGAGTTTGCAGAGTAGGCTGTCCCTTCTGGAG AATGAGCGGGAGAACACCAGCTATGATGTGGCCACCCTGCAGGATGAGGAGGGTGAGCTACCCGACTTCCCAG GGGCTGAGGTGCTGCTCTCCAAGCAGCTAAGCCCGTCGGCCCAGGAGCTCTTGGCTTCGCTGCAGGAGCAGGTGGCCATGCTCACCAGACAGAACCAGGAGCTGATGGAGAAAGTCCAG ATCCTGGAGCACTTTGAGAAGGATGAGATGGAGGCAGATGGTCTGGCCGAGGTCATTCCTCTGGAGCTCTACAACACTCTCCAGGCTGAGTTTGACCAGCTCCGCAGGCAGCACGCCAAAGCCCTACAGGCGCTGGAGCAGCAGGAAGCTCGGGAGGCCCTCGCAGAAGAGGAGGCAGCCTCTAGGGAGGGCAAAGGTCTGGGAACCAAGACCTCCAGAAATGGGCTGGTGGAAATAGCGCTTAACGGCACTGCAGCTCCGGAAACCAGAGTGAATGGAGTCGAGACCACGGATGAGGAGGCTGCAGGAGTAGAAACCATGGAAGCCCTGTCACAGAGCTTGGAAGTCGTGTCCACGATGGCCGAGGCCACGGACATGGAGACCACAGAAACAGAGGGCGTGGGGGCCCAGCCCTTGGAAACAAAGGCCACAGGAGCTGAggttacagaaatgaaaactccagaaggaggAGGAAACCCAGAACCAAAGGCCACGGGTACAGAGACCCCCAGTATGAAAACACAAGAGCCAGAAATGAAGCCCACTGGAGTAGGTGCAGTGGAAGAAGAGCTCACAGGCACAGAGGCCATGGGAGTGGAAGTCATGACCCCGAGGGTCCTCACAGGCCCCATCCTGCACCCGGGTGCTGCGGAGGCCTCAGAAAAGCTGCAGACAGAGCTAGAGACCAGGATCCGCAGCTTGGAGGAGGCGCTCAGGCAGCGGGAGCGGGAGGCGGCCGCCGAGCTGGAGGCGGCCCACGGCAAGTGCGAGGCCGCGGAGGCCGAGGCGGGCCGGCTGCGGGAGCGGGTGCGGGAGGCTGAGGGCGGCCGGGCTAGCGGGGTCAGAGATGGGGACACAGGCCAGCTGCGGGCCGCCCTGGAACAAGCCCGCGAGGACCTCCGGGACCGGGACTGCCGTCTCCGGGAGCTGGAGGCGGCCTCGGTCCGGCTGGACGAGGCCCGGGCCGGCCGGCTGTTGGCCGAGGAGGAGGCCCGGGGCCTGCGGGCAGAGCTGGCCCGACGGGAGGAGGCGCGGCTAGAGCTGAGCCGGGAGCTGGAGGCGCTGCGGGAGCAGCTGGTCGTGGCCACGGCCACCGGGGAGCAGCAGCGGGCTGCGGCCGCCGAGCTGGGCCAGGCGCGGGACGCGGCCGAAGCCCGGGCCGCGGAGCTGTCTGCGGCCTGTGAGGAGGCCCGGCGGGGCCTGGCAGAGCTGCGGGAGGCCTCCGAGGCGCTCCGCCAGTCGGCCGTGCCGGCCTCCGAGCACCACCGGCTGCAGGAAGAGGCTCTGGAGCTGCGGGGCCGGGCCGCCTGCCTGGAGCAGGAGGTGGTGGCCACAGGCAAGGAGGCCGCCCGGCTGCGCGCAGAGCTGGAGCGCGAGCGGGTGGGCAGCATGGCCCGCCTGGAGCACGAGCGCATCGTGGGCGCCCTGAAGGCCGACGTGGCCCGGTTGCAAGGGCAGCTGGAGGAGCTGGGGCGACGCCACGAGAAGACCACGGCCGAAGTCTTCCAG